A window of Bacillus sp. DX3.1 genomic DNA:
CATAAATCCATCTTTATAGTGGTAAATGGATGCTCCTGCTTTTAAGAGTGGGGTAAAGTAGGATTGAGATGCTTGGTCACTAATAACACTGTCACTTTTTCCAGGATATAGAATGCGGACATCAATTCCAGCAGTTGCACTTAAACGTAGTAATGTTAATGTTTCTTGATCTGGAATGAAGTATGGAGTTGCAATCCAAATTGACTTTTTTGCAGATCCCATAACCGCTAACAGAGCATTACGAATACTTGTATCATCTGAGCTTGGTCCACTTGCGACGATTTGAACCGCGCCTTCTGCCTGATGAACTCCTTGACCTGGAAAGTAGTCTCTATTAATAAATGGATCCCAAGAATAATTGTTTAAACCGCTAGAGGCGTAGAGCCAATCTTCTAGAAAAATAGCTTGTAATTTATATAATGCTTTTCCTTCTATTTTTAAATGACTATCGCGCCAAATAGGAAACTTTTTAGAACGACCGAGATATTCATCGCCAACGTTGAGCCCACCTGTAAAACCAATGACTCCATCTACAATAACAATCTTACGATGGTTACGGTAATTTACTGTTTCAAGTAGCCACGGTGAAAGAATGGAATCAAATTCGATAATTTCAATTCCGGCTTCCTTCATAGGTCGTAGGAAGCGATTTCGTAGTGTATTGCTTCCAAGTCCATCGAAAAGAAACCGTACAATGACACCGGATTTTGCTTTTTTTATTAATGCATCTCGAATTTTCGTACCGATGTCATCTGAGCGATAAATATAGTATTGAATATGAATGTGATGCTGTGCGCTTTCGATAGCTTGTATGATTTCAGTAAATGTTTCTTCTCCGTTTGTTAATAGCGTTGTTGCTGTTTCATTTGCGACAGGGCCACCGCCAAATTTTTGTACAACCTTGGTTAAATAGGTAGACCGCTCACTTAATGAGGAAGGGAGTGCTACATCTAAACGTTTGTCTTCCAAAATCTCACGGAATACATTTCTCTTTTCCTCTGCACGATGTAAATGTTTTTTTCGTCTCCAGCGGCTTCGGCCAAAAAGTAGGTACAATAGTACACCTATAGCTGGAAGGAGTGCTAATACTAAAAACCATGCTAATGTGCTTTGTGGTGAACGATTTTCAATAAAAATAACGAAGGAAATCCCTATAACAGTGATGGGCCATAGTACACCAACAAAAGTGTATAACGAGATGATGGATTTATTTAAGAGCATGAGAGCAATCGCTGCAATTGTAAAAACAAGTAGTAATTGAACAACACGATTTTTCATATGTATGAACTTCACCTATTCTTTCTTATATGTACCCCTCATCAATAAAATAAAACTTTTCTCAATGAGGCTTTTTCATTTCTACTGAGAATTAGTCTTACGTACTTACTGCCCAGTAAGGAGGGACATAATGTAAGTTATCTTTAATAAAAGCCTTATTATAATATCCTTATTATAAGACATTTTGTTTTTTCTGCACAAATATAGATAAAATACCCATGCCCTCCACATTTGTCCTGCATAAGGTGATAAGAAATAAGCGTTAAGGGAGATGAAGGAGAAATGAACAATATACGTAATCATGGTGGTCATCACCATCATCATGGCGGTCATCACCATCATCATGGTGGTCATCATCATGGACATTATCATGACTATCACCACGGGCATCATCATGGTGGCGGTAGTTGGGGATGGGGAGGAAATACATTTTTTCCAGGGAGTTTTGCAGGAGGTTTGTTAGGAGGACTGACGGCTGGAGCATTAACGAGTGGTGGAGGCTACTATCCAGCGCCTTATCCAGTAGCGTACCCAGAACCATCCCCTGTGACATATCCCGTAACATATCCAACTCAATATCCATATGGTGCTTATTAATAAGTAACGTAAGTGATAACAAAAAGCAGACTGTTTCGGTCTGTTTTTTTAGTGGCTAAAGAACTATATATGATTCGGGAAAAAATAACAAAAGAATTTTATCTGTAATGGTACACAATAGAAAGGAATCATTTTAATATGAAATGGAGTCAGAATCATATATATGCAAAAATATGTGAAGTTGTATAAGGTTTTTTTTGTCTTTACAATACTGTTTGGGAGTTGTTCTCCTGCTAGTAAGAGAACTTCTCAACCGGTAAAAGCGGATCAGAAATCGAATCAATATAAGCTTCAGCAAGTAAAACAAGAGACGCCAAAACCTTTACCTGAGAAAATTGTATTATCACATGTTCCATTTATAAGACAACTTCCGGAATTAAAAAGGGGTTGTGAAGTAACGAGTTTGACAATGTTACTTCAGTCGGCAAATATTCAAGTAGACAAAATGAAGCTAGCAAAGGAAATACACAAAGTTCCGTTTTGGATTGGAAAGAAGCATGGACATCCAAATGAGGGGTTTGTTGGGAATATCTACACGTATTCTTATCCTGGATACGGTGCATATCATAAGCCAATTTACAAATTAGCACAGCGATATTTAGGAGAGCGAGCAATTGATTTGACAGGGAAAGATATAGAGAATATTTATAAGCAAATACGTTCTGGTATACCTGTATTAGTGGTTACGAATTCTACTTTTCGCCCTCTTTCCGATGATCAGTTTCGAACTTGGGAGACAGAGCAGGGCTCAATACGTATTACATACTACGAGCATAGTGTAGTTATTACCGGTTATGATAATGACAAAGT
This region includes:
- a CDS encoding cardiolipin synthase encodes the protein MKNRVVQLLLVFTIAAIALMLLNKSIISLYTFVGVLWPITVIGISFVIFIENRSPQSTLAWFLVLALLPAIGVLLYLLFGRSRWRRKKHLHRAEEKRNVFREILEDKRLDVALPSSLSERSTYLTKVVQKFGGGPVANETATTLLTNGEETFTEIIQAIESAQHHIHIQYYIYRSDDIGTKIRDALIKKAKSGVIVRFLFDGLGSNTLRNRFLRPMKEAGIEIIEFDSILSPWLLETVNYRNHRKIVIVDGVIGFTGGLNVGDEYLGRSKKFPIWRDSHLKIEGKALYKLQAIFLEDWLYASSGLNNYSWDPFINRDYFPGQGVHQAEGAVQIVASGPSSDDTSIRNALLAVMGSAKKSIWIATPYFIPDQETLTLLRLSATAGIDVRILYPGKSDSVISDQASQSYFTPLLKAGASIYHYKDGFMHAKIVLVDDKIATIGTANMDIRSFELNYELIAMLYESTTVLDIKRDFEQDFKDSIEIKWDSFKKRNIGKRILESLMRLISPLL
- a CDS encoding C39 family peptidase; translated protein: MQKYVKLYKVFFVFTILFGSCSPASKRTSQPVKADQKSNQYKLQQVKQETPKPLPEKIVLSHVPFIRQLPELKRGCEVTSLTMLLQSANIQVDKMKLAKEIHKVPFWIGKKHGHPNEGFVGNIYTYSYPGYGAYHKPIYKLAQRYLGERAIDLTGKDIENIYKQIRSGIPVLVVTNSTFRPLSDDQFRTWETEQGSIRITYYEHSVVITGYDNDKVYIHNPLGKEPHIAVPKNEFQAAWEQMGKQAISYEKGA